Proteins from a genomic interval of Ignavibacteriales bacterium:
- a CDS encoding cytochrome c family protein, whose protein sequence is MVTRFLTLLLILMVAVGFTSLAQNKYIGVKMCSMCHKADKTGNQFGVWQKSKHAGAYKTLTGEKAAEIAKAKGIKNAAEAPECLECHGAVDVKLADKTFDVKDGVQCEVCHGAGSAYKNMAVMKDKAKAIAAGLHEFKDMAAVETLCKTCHNDKSPTHKAFKVEEMWGKIKHSVPKG, encoded by the coding sequence ATGGTAACCCGTTTTCTCACTCTGCTGTTGATTCTGATGGTTGCCGTCGGGTTCACGTCATTGGCTCAGAATAAGTACATCGGCGTCAAGATGTGCTCCATGTGCCATAAGGCGGACAAGACGGGAAATCAGTTTGGCGTGTGGCAGAAGAGCAAGCATGCCGGAGCATACAAGACCCTTACGGGCGAAAAGGCTGCAGAAATTGCCAAAGCAAAAGGCATCAAGAATGCTGCAGAAGCCCCGGAATGTCTCGAGTGCCATGGCGCAGTGGATGTGAAGCTTGCAGATAAGACGTTTGATGTGAAAGACGGCGTGCAATGCGAAGTGTGTCACGGTGCAGGATCGGCATACAAGAACATGGCAGTCATGAAAGACAAAGCGAAAGCAATTGCCGCTGGTCTGCATGAATTCAAAGACATGGCAGCAGTCGAGACACTGTGCAAGACCTGCCACAACGACAAGAGTCCGACCCACAAAGCCTTCAAGGTTGAGGAGATGTGGGGAAAGATCAAGCACTCAGTTCCAAAGGGCTAA
- the ccsA gene encoding cytochrome c biogenesis protein CcsA, with amino-acid sequence MVGTFIVYLSCAASAISAYAYYRSTRGDQRYLSLARNSYGIMTAGVIAASLMLMLYILRHQFEYDYVWAYSSKSLPLHLLITTFWAGQEGSFLLWALCGSIIGIILMAYTRRKGMEAETMTVFGIVQGFLLLLLIAKSPFQYIWNVHADASVGMVPPDGRGLNPLLQNFWMIIHPPILFAGFAMMAVPFVFAMTALWRKAYLDWIPNALPWVIAGTIALGSGIMLGGYWAYGVLGWGGWWGWDPVENSSLIPWIIGIILLHTMLVQKKTGGLAKTNFFLGISTYVLVVYSTFLTRSGILGSASVHSFVDPGAIAYALLVVWIVASLLFGFGMLFLRWKDLKNLSTRSPLFTRESLLAISAAVMGASAFVILVGTSRPLFSAGTLEPSFYDKTNLPIAIALGFLLALSLVVQWKEESSRQILKNAAAAFLASVAVVVILVLSGLHDFLIGLFAFSSLFALFVNLIRLYTLSKDSIRYTGGVIAHIGLTVLFLGIIGSGRYGEKKTASLALNEPKEVLGHQLTYKGSSPMPDGKWRFSVQVVKDGSSFELDPVMYQSEYNNNLMRNPDYASFLTRDFYIEPVSLEENAAAPSSPEGTVLQLKKGESKTVGDATVTFVRFDMDHKGMDPASVSDGMPIGVVLNVKRGMSIEQLIPVTFYKGAQSTQVQAAKTKDGALSFELAGMNVDTQAKGSVIELKISGIAGPVAASGRSELLVIEASIKPFMSLVWAGAVLMIVGLGISLSTKFNLSISA; translated from the coding sequence ATGGTAGGGACTTTCATTGTCTATTTGTCATGTGCCGCTTCGGCGATTTCCGCCTACGCGTACTATCGGAGCACCAGAGGAGATCAGCGATATCTTTCTCTCGCGAGGAACAGTTATGGAATCATGACGGCTGGCGTCATCGCAGCGTCCTTGATGCTGATGCTGTATATCCTGCGCCACCAGTTTGAATACGATTATGTCTGGGCCTACAGCTCGAAGTCACTTCCGCTTCACCTGTTGATAACGACCTTCTGGGCCGGCCAGGAAGGAAGTTTTCTCCTCTGGGCGCTCTGCGGTTCCATCATCGGTATTATCCTTATGGCGTACACCCGCCGGAAGGGGATGGAAGCGGAGACGATGACGGTGTTCGGGATCGTCCAGGGCTTCCTGCTGTTGCTGCTGATTGCAAAATCTCCTTTTCAATACATCTGGAATGTGCACGCGGATGCTTCCGTGGGCATGGTTCCCCCTGACGGTCGGGGCCTCAATCCGCTGCTGCAGAATTTCTGGATGATCATTCATCCGCCGATTCTGTTCGCCGGATTCGCGATGATGGCAGTCCCGTTCGTCTTCGCCATGACCGCCCTGTGGCGGAAGGCATACCTCGATTGGATTCCCAATGCTCTCCCGTGGGTCATTGCCGGAACGATCGCTTTGGGATCAGGGATCATGCTCGGCGGTTACTGGGCATACGGTGTTCTGGGATGGGGGGGATGGTGGGGATGGGATCCTGTCGAGAATTCATCCTTGATCCCCTGGATCATCGGAATTATCCTGCTTCACACGATGCTGGTTCAGAAGAAGACGGGCGGACTCGCGAAGACAAATTTCTTCCTGGGTATTTCGACGTACGTCCTCGTGGTCTACAGCACGTTTTTGACACGAAGTGGAATCCTTGGATCGGCCTCTGTCCATTCGTTTGTCGACCCCGGGGCGATCGCCTATGCCCTTCTTGTCGTCTGGATCGTCGCCTCGCTCCTGTTCGGGTTCGGCATGTTGTTCCTCCGATGGAAGGATCTCAAGAATCTCTCGACCCGCTCACCGCTGTTCACGCGGGAATCACTCCTCGCAATCAGCGCCGCGGTTATGGGAGCCAGCGCATTCGTGATCCTGGTGGGCACGAGTCGTCCGCTATTCTCGGCCGGCACTCTCGAGCCTTCATTCTATGACAAGACGAATCTTCCGATTGCCATCGCTCTTGGATTTCTGCTGGCGCTCAGCCTCGTTGTCCAATGGAAGGAAGAGTCTTCCCGCCAAATCCTGAAGAATGCTGCGGCGGCGTTTCTCGCGTCGGTCGCCGTGGTTGTGATCCTGGTCCTGTCGGGCCTTCATGATTTCCTGATCGGTCTGTTTGCCTTTTCCTCACTGTTCGCTCTTTTCGTCAATCTCATCCGCCTGTATACTCTCTCGAAGGATAGCATCCGTTACACCGGGGGAGTCATTGCGCACATCGGACTGACAGTTCTGTTCCTTGGCATCATCGGGTCAGGACGGTACGGCGAAAAAAAGACCGCTTCGCTCGCGCTGAACGAGCCAAAAGAGGTCCTTGGTCATCAACTGACATACAAAGGGTCGAGTCCGATGCCGGATGGCAAGTGGCGCTTCTCCGTTCAGGTGGTCAAGGATGGATCGTCGTTTGAACTCGACCCGGTCATGTACCAGAGCGAGTATAATAACAACCTGATGAGAAATCCCGATTACGCTTCATTCTTGACGCGCGATTTCTACATCGAACCGGTTTCGCTCGAAGAAAACGCTGCCGCGCCGTCATCGCCCGAAGGAACGGTCCTGCAGCTCAAGAAGGGGGAGTCCAAGACCGTTGGTGACGCGACGGTCACATTCGTCCGGTTCGACATGGACCACAAAGGCATGGATCCTGCGAGCGTCAGCGACGGAATGCCCATCGGAGTGGTTCTGAATGTGAAGCGCGGGATGTCGATTGAACAACTTATTCCGGTTACGTTTTACAAAGGTGCTCAGAGTACCCAGGTGCAGGCTGCCAAGACGAAAGATGGGGCACTCAGCTTCGAACTCGCAGGAATGAATGTCGATACTCAAGCCAAAGGCAGTGTGATCGAACTGAAAATATCGGGCATCGCAGGGCCTGTGGCAGCATCGGGGCGATCGGAGCTTCTGGTGATAGAAGCGAGCATCAAGCCTTTTATGAGTCTGGTCTGGGCAGGAGCCGTTCTGATGATCGTCGGGCTTGGGATTTCGCTCTCCACGAAATTCAACCTGAGCATTTCCGCATAG
- a CDS encoding cytochrome C: MRTPKPPSSTTVRRVFNRLLPVASCLLAFTLVAYSGAFAQSKDRPATIKFSHRFHVRDAGAACADCHTAAPTSTLATDTLLATHENCKSCHEEQLNSKCAFCHTNDDPSTYAASALPKRNLLFSHKRHVETLKVECEKCHTGVDKAEIGVSVAIPAMPSCNTCHNDVKASNACEGCHVDMAALRPREHNRTDFVREHKMVARISTSTCASCHTQESCADCHNGSDLLKIDVAGKDLMSLRSPRLTSIDRGQGMRTAKVHDLNFKFTHGLAVEGKTSDCQSCHNQQTFCATCHESGGNVNQGRFQPESHRKPGFATIGVGSGGGAHAKLARRDIESCASCHDTQGTDPACITCHMDSDGIKGTNARTHQPGFMAGEHGSWHTDPGATCYVCHTDANARVGGIKGQKFCGYCHK, encoded by the coding sequence ATGAGAACTCCAAAACCTCCATCATCCACGACTGTCCGGCGGGTTTTCAACAGGCTTTTGCCTGTGGCTTCATGTCTGCTGGCCTTCACGCTGGTTGCATACTCCGGCGCGTTTGCCCAGTCGAAAGACCGACCGGCAACAATCAAATTCTCACACCGCTTTCACGTCAGGGACGCGGGTGCCGCATGTGCGGATTGTCATACCGCTGCGCCGACGAGCACACTCGCCACGGACACGCTGCTCGCGACACACGAGAACTGCAAGTCCTGTCACGAGGAGCAATTGAACTCCAAGTGCGCATTCTGCCATACGAATGACGACCCGTCAACGTATGCGGCTAGCGCGCTGCCGAAGCGAAACCTGCTCTTCTCGCACAAGCGCCACGTCGAGACGCTGAAAGTGGAATGCGAAAAGTGCCATACAGGAGTCGACAAGGCGGAGATCGGAGTTTCTGTCGCGATCCCGGCGATGCCGTCATGCAATACATGCCATAACGACGTCAAAGCGTCCAATGCGTGTGAAGGATGCCACGTGGACATGGCGGCGCTCCGGCCGAGAGAGCACAACCGAACGGATTTTGTGCGCGAGCACAAGATGGTCGCCCGGATATCGACGTCGACCTGCGCTTCCTGCCACACGCAGGAGTCGTGCGCAGACTGCCACAACGGCTCAGACCTTCTTAAAATCGACGTCGCCGGCAAAGACCTGATGTCACTCCGGTCGCCGAGACTTACGTCTATCGATCGCGGCCAGGGAATGAGGACGGCGAAGGTTCACGATCTCAACTTCAAGTTTACGCACGGCCTCGCGGTGGAGGGGAAGACCTCCGATTGCCAGAGCTGCCACAATCAGCAGACGTTCTGTGCAACGTGCCACGAATCAGGCGGCAACGTCAATCAGGGCAGGTTCCAGCCCGAGTCCCATCGGAAGCCGGGATTTGCGACGATCGGCGTCGGATCCGGCGGAGGTGCGCACGCAAAACTTGCACGGCGGGATATCGAGAGTTGCGCGTCGTGCCATGATACTCAGGGGACAGATCCAGCGTGCATCACATGCCATATGGATTCAGACGGCATCAAGGGTACAAATGCCCGAACTCACCAGCCGGGATTCATGGCGGGTGAGCACGGTTCATGGCACACTGATCCGGGTGCCACGTGTTATGTGTGCCATACAGACGCCAATGCTCGTGTCGGCGGAATCAAAGGACAGAAGTTCTGTGGCTATTGTCATAAGTGA
- a CDS encoding alanine dehydrogenase, translated as MNIGILKEEAAIERRVALSPAGVQDLTSEGHNVYVLHQDGARAIFRDEDYQIAGATITYSPDEIINRSDLVLKVSPPTEAELQMLREGQTMFSTLHLAVSRRKVLEKLLAAKVTAVAFELIENEKGDLSLLQVMSEIAGQIAIQAGAHYLQAGQGGRGTLLGSLPGIPPANVVILGAGTVGRTAARIALGMGANVTVLDKDLSRLRELEHLFQWKISTSLATSYHVSRSVRFADVVIGAVLLKAEKAPHVITEAMVKEMKPGSVIIDASIDQGGCVETSRPTTIDDPVFVMHGVTHYCVPNMPAVVARTATMAMTNSLMPYIQQVCEIGIVKALRENAGLGKGVCTYQGVCTNEVIARIFDFKSQSIGTLVKNS; from the coding sequence ATGAACATTGGCATTCTCAAAGAAGAAGCCGCCATCGAACGACGCGTAGCGCTGTCACCGGCCGGTGTCCAGGATCTGACATCAGAAGGGCACAACGTCTACGTTCTTCATCAAGACGGCGCTCGGGCGATTTTCAGGGACGAGGACTATCAGATTGCCGGGGCGACGATTACCTACAGCCCTGACGAGATTATCAACCGATCTGATCTCGTGCTGAAGGTCTCGCCTCCGACGGAAGCGGAACTGCAGATGCTGCGGGAAGGGCAGACGATGTTTTCGACTCTGCACCTTGCGGTCTCACGGCGCAAAGTGCTCGAAAAATTGCTGGCGGCAAAAGTCACCGCCGTCGCCTTTGAACTCATCGAGAATGAAAAAGGGGATCTGTCGCTGCTCCAGGTGATGAGCGAGATCGCGGGACAGATCGCAATACAGGCGGGAGCACATTACCTGCAGGCGGGACAGGGCGGACGGGGAACATTGCTCGGGAGCTTGCCGGGAATTCCACCTGCAAATGTTGTGATTCTTGGCGCGGGAACCGTTGGGAGAACTGCGGCCCGGATTGCGCTCGGCATGGGTGCCAATGTGACGGTGCTGGACAAAGACCTTTCGCGGCTCAGAGAACTCGAACATCTTTTCCAGTGGAAGATCAGCACGAGCCTCGCAACCAGCTACCACGTGTCCCGGTCGGTCCGGTTCGCCGACGTTGTCATCGGTGCCGTCCTGCTCAAGGCCGAGAAAGCGCCGCACGTCATCACGGAGGCCATGGTGAAGGAGATGAAGCCCGGTTCGGTCATCATTGACGCCTCCATTGACCAGGGAGGGTGCGTCGAGACAAGCCGCCCCACCACGATCGACGACCCGGTGTTCGTTATGCACGGTGTGACGCATTACTGTGTTCCGAACATGCCCGCCGTTGTCGCGCGCACCGCAACCATGGCCATGACCAACTCACTGATGCCGTACATTCAGCAGGTATGCGAGATAGGAATCGTCAAGGCCTTGCGGGAGAATGCCGGTCTCGGCAAGGGGGTCTGCACATATCAGGGTGTCTGCACGAATGAAGTGATAGCGCGCATTTTCGATTTCAAGTCCCAATCCATCGGCACGCTCGTTAAGAACTCTTGA
- a CDS encoding 4-hydroxybutyrate CoA-transferase: MNWLDQYKKKVVSLEEAVSVVKSGDRIFLSGNAATPTLLANGLARRKDELHNVEVNHILVLGEDPLSEPGMESHFRHNSLFVGAADRRAIQEGRSDYVPVHLSEIPGLFVDQIIPIDVALVHLSQPDEHGFMSFGVECAASKAAAENAKLVVAQVNDRMPRTLGDVFIHVSRVHKVVECSEPLKTLKEGVSSDLERRIASHITDLVEDGATLQLGIGGIPDAVLSLLEGKKDLGIHTEMVSDGVVKAIDRGIITNQKKTLHPGKVIATFVLGSESLYDYVHNNPLFEMHPCNYTNNPFIVSQNVKMVAINSAIEVDITGQVCSDSIGSRIYSGFGGQVDFIRGAGYSKGGKPIIALPSTVKDGEASRIVSQLKPGAGVVTSRADVHYVVTEFGVASLHGRNLRQRAEALMAIAHPKFHNDLEKALRKS, from the coding sequence ATGAACTGGTTAGACCAATACAAAAAGAAAGTCGTATCGCTCGAGGAGGCTGTCTCCGTTGTCAAGTCGGGAGATCGCATCTTCCTGAGCGGCAATGCGGCAACGCCGACGCTTCTGGCGAATGGCCTCGCCCGGAGAAAGGACGAGTTGCACAATGTTGAAGTGAACCACATCCTTGTGCTCGGTGAAGATCCGCTTTCCGAGCCTGGAATGGAGAGCCACTTCCGCCACAACTCCTTGTTCGTCGGAGCCGCCGATCGCCGTGCCATTCAGGAAGGGCGATCCGACTATGTCCCGGTCCATCTCTCAGAGATCCCCGGACTTTTCGTGGATCAGATTATTCCCATCGATGTCGCGTTGGTCCACCTTTCCCAACCCGACGAACACGGCTTCATGAGTTTTGGCGTTGAATGCGCTGCGTCGAAAGCCGCGGCGGAAAACGCGAAACTTGTCGTGGCACAGGTCAACGACCGTATGCCGCGGACGCTTGGTGACGTGTTCATTCACGTGTCCCGTGTTCACAAGGTCGTTGAATGTTCAGAGCCGCTGAAAACCCTGAAAGAAGGGGTTTCATCCGATCTGGAACGCAGGATAGCGTCTCATATCACGGACCTGGTAGAGGACGGTGCGACCCTGCAGCTGGGAATCGGCGGCATTCCGGACGCGGTGCTTTCGCTTCTCGAAGGAAAGAAAGACCTCGGCATCCATACGGAGATGGTCTCGGACGGTGTTGTCAAGGCCATCGATAGGGGGATTATCACCAACCAGAAGAAGACGCTTCATCCGGGCAAGGTGATTGCGACGTTTGTGCTTGGGTCTGAGAGTCTGTATGACTACGTGCACAACAATCCGCTGTTCGAAATGCACCCGTGTAACTACACCAACAATCCGTTCATAGTCTCCCAGAACGTGAAAATGGTGGCCATCAACTCGGCTATCGAAGTCGATATTACCGGGCAGGTCTGCTCAGATTCCATCGGAAGCCGTATCTACAGCGGCTTCGGGGGCCAGGTCGATTTCATCCGTGGGGCAGGCTACTCAAAGGGGGGCAAGCCGATCATCGCTCTTCCCTCGACTGTAAAGGATGGGGAGGCTAGCAGAATTGTCTCGCAGCTCAAACCAGGGGCCGGTGTGGTGACGTCACGGGCTGACGTGCACTACGTTGTGACGGAGTTTGGCGTGGCATCGCTGCATGGCCGTAATCTTCGCCAGAGGGCCGAAGCCCTCATGGCCATAGCGCACCCGAAGTTCCACAACGATCTTGAAAAGGCGCTCCGTAAGTCATAG
- a CDS encoding response regulator, whose amino-acid sequence MVTRNILIVEDEPAIAQSFHHILKRSLEYNYQVTIVTSAEDALESLKKPGAFDVILLDFYLPGITGGDLLRALRTRDSDTVVVVISASQDYRIVHDVFKLGADDYLTKEELANPYVLEKAILAGLEKREYQKSLGRSEIVRQRSEAITTIIRTVHHELNNPMAIIDLTLSKIHASPERPSAELNSHLREIQDNVDRMSDILRRLMNFRDEMYNEELRGLKLYAIPDKPSPRRDLV is encoded by the coding sequence ATGGTAACCCGCAACATCCTCATCGTTGAAGACGAACCGGCAATAGCCCAATCGTTTCACCATATCCTGAAACGATCACTTGAGTACAACTATCAGGTCACGATTGTGACTTCCGCCGAGGACGCTCTGGAATCTCTCAAGAAGCCAGGAGCGTTCGATGTAATCCTCCTGGATTTCTATCTTCCCGGCATCACCGGAGGCGATCTTCTCAGGGCATTGCGAACCCGCGATTCCGACACAGTCGTCGTCGTGATCTCCGCCAGCCAGGACTACCGGATCGTACACGACGTCTTCAAACTTGGCGCTGACGATTACCTTACGAAAGAAGAGCTCGCGAATCCCTACGTTTTGGAGAAGGCCATCCTCGCCGGACTTGAGAAAAGGGAATACCAGAAATCACTGGGACGCAGCGAAATTGTCCGCCAACGCAGCGAAGCGATAACAACAATCATTCGCACCGTTCATCACGAGCTCAACAACCCGATGGCCATTATCGATCTGACACTGAGCAAGATCCACGCGTCCCCGGAAAGACCAAGCGCTGAGCTCAATTCACATCTCAGGGAGATACAGGACAATGTCGACAGAATGTCTGACATTCTGCGCAGACTGATGAATTTCAGAGATGAGATGTACAATGAAGAGCTTCGCGGACTAAAGCTCTACGCAATTCCTGACAAACCCTCACCGAGAAGAGATCTTGTCTGA
- a CDS encoding cytochrome c3 family protein yields the protein MSKTTRMLTAAIVLLTCSLSLAFTEDKCLTCHETVGGKAVDLFKRDVHHAKGVSCAGCHGGNAQTDDMEKAMDKKAGFIGVPKGDEISEACARCHGDAEQMKKLGSALPITQYANLEISVHGKLATNGKGHIVQCITCHNAHGVVSVKNPASPVYPLNIVKTCTKCHADAAFMRSYNPSLPVDQLDKYRTSVHGTKNVKGDAKVAQCASCHGSHNILSAKDTRSSVYPGNIPSTCAHCHSDAKYMKEYKIPTDQFDKFSKSVHGVALLQKHDNGAPACNSCHGNHAATPPGITSVSKVCGTCHALNADLFSASPHKKAFDDRKLPECETCHGNHEIIIATNKLLGVTSEAVCSRCHNASQNVKGFAAAGSMRGLIDSLETAEQHAIALVDEAEQKGMEISEAKYKLRDAHQARLESRTMVHAFNEARFRDVATKGLVVSAAVNQEAVQALDEYVFRRVGLGLATLAITVLAVSLYVFIRRLERRQALGGK from the coding sequence ATGAGCAAGACTACCCGTATGTTGACTGCAGCGATCGTGTTGCTGACTTGTTCCCTCAGTCTGGCGTTCACAGAGGATAAATGCCTGACGTGTCACGAGACCGTCGGCGGCAAGGCCGTGGACCTCTTTAAGCGGGATGTCCACCACGCGAAGGGAGTTTCCTGTGCAGGTTGCCATGGCGGCAATGCACAAACGGATGACATGGAAAAAGCGATGGACAAGAAGGCCGGGTTCATCGGAGTACCGAAAGGGGATGAAATCTCCGAGGCCTGTGCGCGATGCCACGGTGACGCGGAACAGATGAAGAAGCTCGGATCTGCGCTTCCGATTACACAGTACGCCAACCTTGAGATCAGTGTTCACGGAAAACTGGCCACGAACGGGAAGGGACACATTGTTCAGTGTATCACCTGCCATAATGCTCATGGCGTGGTTTCCGTAAAGAATCCTGCTTCACCTGTCTATCCCCTGAACATTGTCAAGACGTGCACCAAATGTCACGCTGATGCCGCATTCATGAGGAGCTACAATCCCTCGCTGCCTGTCGACCAGCTCGACAAGTATCGCACGAGTGTCCACGGGACGAAAAATGTCAAGGGAGATGCGAAGGTAGCACAATGCGCGAGCTGCCACGGCAGTCACAACATCCTTTCTGCAAAGGATACCAGATCTTCTGTATACCCGGGGAACATTCCTTCGACGTGTGCGCATTGCCACAGCGATGCGAAGTATATGAAGGAATACAAGATTCCCACAGATCAGTTCGACAAGTTTTCGAAAAGCGTCCATGGCGTTGCGCTGCTGCAGAAACATGACAACGGCGCGCCGGCCTGCAACAGCTGTCATGGAAACCACGCGGCCACGCCTCCGGGAATCACATCGGTTTCCAAGGTCTGCGGCACCTGTCACGCTCTTAATGCCGACCTGTTCTCGGCGAGTCCGCATAAGAAGGCATTCGACGATCGAAAACTTCCTGAATGCGAGACGTGTCACGGGAATCACGAGATCATCATTGCCACCAATAAACTCCTTGGCGTGACGTCGGAGGCAGTGTGCAGCCGCTGCCACAACGCGAGCCAGAACGTCAAAGGATTCGCGGCTGCGGGATCGATGCGCGGTCTCATCGACAGCCTTGAAACAGCCGAACAGCACGCGATTGCTTTGGTGGATGAAGCCGAACAGAAGGGCATGGAGATTTCGGAAGCGAAATACAAATTGAGGGATGCACACCAGGCCCGGCTCGAGTCGAGAACGATGGTGCATGCGTTCAACGAAGCCCGCTTCCGGGACGTGGCGACCAAGGGTTTGGTTGTTTCGGCTGCGGTGAACCAGGAAGCAGTACAAGCACTCGATGAATATGTATTCCGCAGAGTCGGCCTCGGTCTTGCGACGCTCGCCATCACCGTGCTGGCTGTTTCGCTCTATGTGTTCATCCGAAGGCTCGAACGGCGACAGGCTTTGGGAGGAAAGTAA